The window CACAATCGCCGGAAAACAGGCTTTGGATGTGCTGCTTCATCGCCGTCAGCGAAAGGTCATCTTCGGCTGAGGTCAGCACCTTGCTGCTGAAGTTCGGCCGCCCGTTGGCGTGACGCTCCAGCACCGAGGCCATGGCCATCGCGTCGTTGTTGCATCCGCTCAATGGGGAAACGTGGGCGTAATGGTTGATCCCGATGAACAATCCCTTGCGCATGGTTCAACCCGCCGCGTGAGTGCGAATGGCACTGATGATGCTGTTGGTGTTCCACGCACATTCGGCGTGCGCCGCATTACGCACCACCGTGGAAATCCGCTCTGCCCCAAACGGTTTGACCGCAATGATCACCTTGTTCATCCGTTTGGCGATCTCGATTTCCTTGTTGATCCACTTGCTGTAGGTGGAATACATCCCCGCCATGATCAGCACCGCCGAGCAGGGGCGGATCTTGTTTTCGATGGCTTCTTCCAGTTGTTTGTCGGTCTGGGCGCCGATGATCGGGTTATGCGGCGGTACGGAGAAATTCTTGAAGGTGAACGTTGGGTGCGCTGTCAGTAGCTTTACCAGATTGTCGTGGGCATCGGAGTAGTTCCACGAATGGCTGATGAACAAATGATAGGTTTGCATGGATATCCCTCGGTATCGCCGGAGTGCGAAGAGGGCTTGAATGTATGCACTTGGATGGCCGCAACAAGGGCTGCGCGGTTAAAGAGACGGGTCCTTCAAACAGGCGCGAAAATGCCCTACAGATCAGTCTGACGTTTAATCGGCGGGGGATTTGCAGGAAGCAACGAACAACCCGCCGCCCCGTCTGCATCGGAGCGGCTGGAGTGTCTGTTTAGTAGCTGGTTTCGGGCAGGCTGGCGATGATCGAGCGGTAGCTGTTCATCCGTTGCTGCTGCACGCGGCCCTCTTCCAGCGCCTTGAGCAATGCACAACCCGGTTCGCGGTCGTGTTTACAGTCGCGGAAGCGGCAGGTGCCAATCAGGTCGTTGAACTCGATGAAACCGGCTTCGACGTCGGCGCGGCTGACGTGGCCAAGGCCGAATTCGCGGATACCCGGGGAGTCGATCAACTCACCGCCACCGGGGAAGTGGAACAACCGCGCGGTCGTGGTGGTGTGGGTGCCCTGGCCGGACAGCTCGGACAACGGACCGACCCGCGCTTCGACTTCCGGCAGCAGGCTGTTGACCAGCGAGGACTTGCCGACGCCGGACTGGCCGACAAAGACGCTGATGCGTCCGTCCAATTGTTTTTGAAGTTGCTCCATGCCGTTGCCGTGGTGCGCCGAGACTTCCAGCACCGGGTAACCCAGCGTGCGGTAAACCGCCAGCAAGGCATTCAGGGCGGGGGCGTTCTGCTCGTCGATCAGGTCGAACTTGTTGAGCAGCAGCAGTGGACGAATCCCTGCGTGCTCGGCGGCGACCAGATAACGGTCGATCAGGTTCGCGTGAGGCTCGGGCAGCGGGGCGAAGACGATGACAATCATGTCGACGTTGGCCGCGACAGGCTTGAGCTGGCCACGGCTGTCCGGACGGCAGAGTTCGGTTTTACGCGGCAGTTGCGCCACGATCACACCGATGCCCTGGTTGCCGGCACGCCAGACGACCTGATCGCCGGTCACCAGCGCAGGCAGGTTGGCGCGCAAGTGACAACGGAACACTTCGCCGGCCAGCTCGCCTTCAAGGGCTTCGACTTCGACCTGCACACCGAAGTGCGCGATCACCAGGCCGGTCTGTTCCGGACCCAGGTCGCCGCCCTCAAGTGCCTCGACAGCCGAGGACTCGCGTTTGGCGGCGCGGGCAGCGCGTTCGCCTTGGATCTTTTCGATGCGCCAGTTTTGACGACGATTGAGTTGGCGTTTGGCCATGGGTGTTCCGTATCAAGAATGCAGCGATTAGGTAAAACGGCCGCGAGTTTAGCACGCCCGGGCGCCGCCCTAGGCTAAACTGCGCAGCATTGCCTAGGAGCCGACACATGCAAAACCCGCAGAATCTGATCTGGATCGACCTGGAAATGACCGGTCTGAACCCGGATACCGACGTCATCATCGAGATGGCCACTATCGTCACCGACAGTGACCTGAACACTTTGGCCGAAGGGCCGGTGATCGCCATTCACCACAGCGACGAGATCCTCGCCGGCATGGACGAGTGGAACACCCGTCAACACGGCGGCTCGGGCCTGACCCAGCGAGTTCGCGACAGCCGTATCAGCATGGCTGAAGCGGAAGCCGAGACCATCGCCTTCCTGGAACAATGGGTGCCGAAGGGCAAGTCGCCGATCTGTGGCAACAGCATCTGCCAGGACCGTCGCTTCCTTTATACCCACATGAAATCCCTGGAGAGCTTCTTCCACTACCGCAACCTCGACGTGTCGACGCTCAAAGAGCTGGCCGCACGCTGGGCGCCGGACGTGCGCGACAGCTTCAAAAAAGGCAGCACCCACTTGGCGCTGGACGACATCCGCGAATCCATCGCCGAGCTGCAGCACTACCGCAAGCATTTCATCAAGTTCTGATGGGGCCAGGCCTTTGTGGCGAGGGAGCTTGCTCCCGCTCGGCTGCGAAGCAGTCGTAAAACCTGCAAATGCGGTGTGACTGGAAGAATGCCGGGGAGCGCTTCGCGCTCCAACGGGAGCAAGCTCCCTCGCCACAGGTTGCGTGTAATGCGTTCTTGCCCTCTTTTGGTGCCGCACCGAAATGGCTAGACTGCGCGCCTTCCTGCAAGGACCGCCACCATGTTGCTGATGCTTTACCTGATCGCCATCACCGCCGAAGCCATGACCGGTGCCCTGTCCGCCGGACGTCGCGGCATGGACTGGTTTGGCGTGGTGCTGATCGCGTGCATCACGGCGCTCGGCGGCGGTTCGGTGCGTGACGTGTTGCTCGGTCACTACCCGCTGACTTGGGTCAAACACCCGGAATACCTGGTGCTGACCTCGATAGCGGCGATGTTCACCGTCTTCGCTGCACGTTGGATGCGCCACCTGCGGTCACTGTTTCTGGTGCTCGACGCCGTGGGTCTGGTGGCGTTTACCCTGATCGGTTGCATGACCGCCCTGGAAATGGGCCACGGCATGTTGGTGGCGTCGGTCAGCGGCGTGATCACCGGGGTGTTCGGCGGCATCCTGCGCGACATCTTCTGCAACGACATCCCGCTGATCTTCCGCCGCGAGCTCTACGCCAGCGTCTCGTTCGCTGCGGCGTGGTGCTACATGCTTTGCATTTATCTGCAATTACCCGGCGAACAGGCGATTCTGATCACCTTGTTTGGCGGTTTCCTGCTGCGGTTACTGGCGATTCGTTTTCACTGGGAAATGCCGAAGTTCGTTTACAACGACGAGGCCTGACGTTCGGCGTGTTGCTTCAACGCCCACTCGACGTGCTCACGCACCAGCTCTGACGGATAGTCGCGGCGCGCCTTCAACGCTTCCAGCACCGGAATGCTCGACGGCGCATTCCCCAATCCCACCGCCAGATTGCGCAACCACCGCTCGTAACCGGCGCGGCGCAGCGGTGAACCTTCGGTGCTGCTGAGGAATTTATCCTCGTCCCACATGAACAGTTCGGCCAACTCGGCGTTGTCCAGGTTATGCCGTGGCTTGAAGTCGCTTTCGCCGGACGGGCGGGCGAAGCGGTTCCATGGGCAGACGATCTGGCAGTCGTCGCAGCCGAACACCCTATTACCGATCAGCGGCCGCAAGTCTTCGGGGATCGCGCTTTTCAGTTCGATGGTCAGGTAAGAGATGCAGCGCCGGGCGTCCAGCACGTACGGGCCGACGAAGGCGTTTGTCGGGCAAATGTCCAGGCACGCTGTGCAGCGGCCGCAATGTTCGGTGCTGTGCGGCGGATCGACAGGCAGCGGCAGATCAACAAAGAGCTCGCTGAGAAAGAAGTAACTGCCGGCCTTGCGATTCAAGACCAGGGTGTTTTTGCCGATCCAGCCCAGGCCGGCCTTTTCCGCAATGGCCTTTTCCAGCACCGGCGCGCTGTCGACGAAGGCGCGGTAACCGAACGGCCCGATGACCGCCTGAATTTTTTCTGCCAGTTGTTGCACACGTTTACGGATCAATTTGTGGTAATCGCGGCCCAAGGCATAACGCGATACGTAGGCTTTTTCCGGTTGGGCCAGCAATTGCGCCATTTGGGTGTCGCCGGGCAGGTAGTCCATGCGCAGGGAAACCACGCGCAGCGTGCCGGGGACAAGCTCTTCGGGATGCGAGCGTTTGCTGCCGTGGGCGCCCATGTACTCCATTTCGCCGTGGTAGCCGGCCGCCAGCCAGCGCTCCAGGTGCTGTTCATGCTCAGCCAGGTCGAGGCCGCTGATGCCGACTTGCTGAAAGCCCAGCTCGCGGCCCCAGTCCTTGATGGATTGGGCGAGGGCGGGCAGGTCTGTGGTAATAGCGGGCATGAGGCGAGAGAAACCGGAGCTGAGGTGCGTATAATTCTGCCAGACATCGGAGCCCGAAGACGCATGCCGCACACTAAAGATGATTTACCCGACGCGCTGTACAGCGCCGCGCACGTGCGAGCCCTCGATGCGAACCTGATCGCGGCCGGCACGCCGGGCTTCGAATTGATGCAGCGCGCAGCGCGGGCGACCTGGCGCGCGTTGGTCCGTCAGTGGCCGTCGGCGAATGAATTGACGGTGGTCGCCGGTCATGGCAACAACGCCGGAGACGGCTATCTGGTGGCGGTATTGGCCCGGCGAGCCGGATGGCATGTGCGGGTGTTGGCGGCGGGTGATCCCCAACATTTGCAGGGCGATGCGGCATTGGCCCATGCCAAGGCCCTTTCTGAAGGCGTTGCCGTTCAGGGTTGGAGCGCGCAGTCCGAGTTGCGTGGAATTGTTCTGGACGCCTTACTGGGCACCGGTTTGACAGGCGAAGTGCGAGAACCTTACGCGAGCGTGATCAAAGCGATCAATGCCAGTGGCCTTCCGGTGGCGGCGGTGGATATCCCGTCGGGTTTGTCTGCCGATACAGGCCGCGTGCTTGGTTCGTCAGTTCGGGCTGATCTGACCGTGACCTTCATTGGTCTGAAGTTGGGTCTGTTCACGGGCGATGCGGCGGATGTGGTCGGCGAGCTGGTGTTCAACGATCTGCAAGCCTCCCCCGAGTCCTTTAACGGGGTCGACATTGATGCTCTCCGTCTGACGGCCGGTAACCTGCCGCGTCTGGCAGGCCGCGCGCCAACGTCTCATAAAGGTAAATTCGGCCACGTCTTGCTGATCGGCGGTGACCGTGGCTTCGGCGGCGCCATTCTGCTGAGTGCACAAAGTGCCCTGCGCAGCGGTGCGGGCATGGTGTCCGTGGCAACCCGCAGTGAACATGTGCCTGCGGCACTGGCGAGAATCCCCGAAGCCATGGTGCTGGGCACTTCCTCGGCCAATCAGTTGATGGAACTGCTGCAAAAGGTTTCCGTACTGGTGGTCGGCCCGGGCCTCGGGCAGGCTGCCTGGGGGCGCAGTCTTTTGTCGGCGGCGGCCAATGCGCCGTTGCCGCAAGTCTGGGACGCCGATGCATTGAATTTGCTGGCTTCCAAGCACGTGAACTTGCCCAGGGACTGCGTGATTACGCCGCATCCGGGGGAAGCGGCGCGGTTGCTGG is drawn from Pseudomonas sp. 31-12 and contains these coding sequences:
- a CDS encoding TIR domain-containing protein, giving the protein MQTYHLFISHSWNYSDAHDNLVKLLTAHPTFTFKNFSVPPHNPIIGAQTDKQLEEAIENKIRPCSAVLIMAGMYSTYSKWINKEIEIAKRMNKVIIAVKPFGAERISTVVRNAAHAECAWNTNSIISAIRTHAAG
- the queG gene encoding tRNA epoxyqueuosine(34) reductase QueG — protein: MPAITTDLPALAQSIKDWGRELGFQQVGISGLDLAEHEQHLERWLAAGYHGEMEYMGAHGSKRSHPEELVPGTLRVVSLRMDYLPGDTQMAQLLAQPEKAYVSRYALGRDYHKLIRKRVQQLAEKIQAVIGPFGYRAFVDSAPVLEKAIAEKAGLGWIGKNTLVLNRKAGSYFFLSELFVDLPLPVDPPHSTEHCGRCTACLDICPTNAFVGPYVLDARRCISYLTIELKSAIPEDLRPLIGNRVFGCDDCQIVCPWNRFARPSGESDFKPRHNLDNAELAELFMWDEDKFLSSTEGSPLRRAGYERWLRNLAVGLGNAPSSIPVLEALKARRDYPSELVREHVEWALKQHAERQASSL
- a CDS encoding NAD(P)H-hydrate dehydratase — its product is MPHTKDDLPDALYSAAHVRALDANLIAAGTPGFELMQRAARATWRALVRQWPSANELTVVAGHGNNAGDGYLVAVLARRAGWHVRVLAAGDPQHLQGDAALAHAKALSEGVAVQGWSAQSELRGIVLDALLGTGLTGEVREPYASVIKAINASGLPVAAVDIPSGLSADTGRVLGSSVRADLTVTFIGLKLGLFTGDAADVVGELVFNDLQASPESFNGVDIDALRLTAGNLPRLAGRAPTSHKGKFGHVLLIGGDRGFGGAILLSAQSALRSGAGMVSVATRSEHVPAALARIPEAMVLGTSSANQLMELLQKVSVLVVGPGLGQAAWGRSLLSAAANAPLPQVWDADALNLLASKHVNLPRDCVITPHPGEAARLLGISTAEVQADRPAAAHALSKKYTAVVILKGAGSLIASPDGRLSLCHQGHPAMATAGLGDVLAGLVGALLAQGMDAFDAACLAVWLHANAGAQEGKSGRGLAASDLIPAIRQLLEEQTPCLK
- a CDS encoding trimeric intracellular cation channel family protein, translated to MLLMLYLIAITAEAMTGALSAGRRGMDWFGVVLIACITALGGGSVRDVLLGHYPLTWVKHPEYLVLTSIAAMFTVFAARWMRHLRSLFLVLDAVGLVAFTLIGCMTALEMGHGMLVASVSGVITGVFGGILRDIFCNDIPLIFRRELYASVSFAAAWCYMLCIYLQLPGEQAILITLFGGFLLRLLAIRFHWEMPKFVYNDEA
- the rsgA gene encoding small ribosomal subunit biogenesis GTPase RsgA, giving the protein MAKRQLNRRQNWRIEKIQGERAARAAKRESSAVEALEGGDLGPEQTGLVIAHFGVQVEVEALEGELAGEVFRCHLRANLPALVTGDQVVWRAGNQGIGVIVAQLPRKTELCRPDSRGQLKPVAANVDMIVIVFAPLPEPHANLIDRYLVAAEHAGIRPLLLLNKFDLIDEQNAPALNALLAVYRTLGYPVLEVSAHHGNGMEQLQKQLDGRISVFVGQSGVGKSSLVNSLLPEVEARVGPLSELSGQGTHTTTTARLFHFPGGGELIDSPGIREFGLGHVSRADVEAGFIEFNDLIGTCRFRDCKHDREPGCALLKALEEGRVQQQRMNSYRSIIASLPETSY
- the orn gene encoding oligoribonuclease produces the protein MQNPQNLIWIDLEMTGLNPDTDVIIEMATIVTDSDLNTLAEGPVIAIHHSDEILAGMDEWNTRQHGGSGLTQRVRDSRISMAEAEAETIAFLEQWVPKGKSPICGNSICQDRRFLYTHMKSLESFFHYRNLDVSTLKELAARWAPDVRDSFKKGSTHLALDDIRESIAELQHYRKHFIKF